Proteins from a genomic interval of Geodermatophilus obscurus DSM 43160:
- a CDS encoding LuxR C-terminal-related transcriptional regulator produces the protein MTGPDDAVPDSAGSSAGPPVRVLICDDHEVLRHGLRTVLRRIPGLSVVAEADCVREALSLAGMVRPDVTLVGLDGQGPLLQDLVRELTGMGIRVVLLGEAGAGSDLVDVLRAGARGYVHTTASPQRLVECVRAVARGETVLDASVTGELLHRLDGAPRTAGGDRAAAHGPLTARQQAVAGLVAEGLTNAEIAARLEVSKATVKGHITVALRRLGLRDRTQLAIHVHRSAGPGSEWGLSPARS, from the coding sequence ATGACCGGACCGGATGACGCCGTCCCCGACTCGGCCGGGTCGAGCGCCGGTCCGCCGGTCCGGGTGCTCATCTGCGACGACCACGAGGTCCTGCGCCACGGTCTTCGCACGGTCCTGCGCCGGATCCCCGGGCTCAGCGTCGTGGCCGAGGCGGACTGCGTCCGCGAGGCGCTGTCGCTGGCCGGCATGGTCCGGCCGGACGTCACCCTGGTGGGCCTCGACGGGCAGGGGCCGCTGCTGCAGGACCTGGTGCGCGAGCTGACCGGGATGGGGATCCGGGTCGTGCTGCTCGGCGAGGCCGGTGCCGGCAGCGACCTGGTCGACGTCCTGCGGGCGGGGGCGCGCGGTTACGTGCACACCACCGCCAGCCCCCAGCGGCTGGTGGAGTGCGTGCGAGCGGTGGCCCGCGGGGAGACCGTGCTCGACGCCAGCGTCACCGGGGAGCTGCTGCACCGCCTGGACGGCGCGCCGCGGACGGCCGGCGGGGACCGGGCGGCGGCCCACGGACCGCTGACCGCCCGGCAGCAGGCGGTGGCCGGACTCGTGGCGGAGGGCCTGACCAACGCGGAGATCGCCGCCCGCCTGGAGGTGAGCAAGGCAACCGTCAAGGGCCACATCACGGTGGCGCTGCGCCGGCTCGGACTGAGGGACCGCACACAGCTGGCGATCCACGTGCACCGCAGTGCGGGCCCGGGCTCGGAGTGGGGCCTCAGCCCGGCCCGGAGCTGA
- a CDS encoding response regulator transcription factor, which produces MLLCEDREVFRIGLRVVLEAEPDMAVVAETSHLPEALEATEGEGTVVVVVRQGLVAGDALPLLRTLCRRNTAVLVLAEPETESEPELVEILQAGVRGFLPRRSGAQRLVDGVRALARHEAALDPAATSHLVHHLTSGPQRRSALEPRALDRLTYRQREVAELVAQGLSNEEIAGRLFLSLATVKSHLTASMRRLGVRSRTELAILVTRESSSAAGPQQAAL; this is translated from the coding sequence GTGCTGCTGTGCGAGGACCGCGAGGTGTTCCGCATCGGACTGCGGGTCGTGCTCGAGGCCGAGCCGGACATGGCGGTCGTCGCCGAGACGTCCCACCTCCCCGAGGCCCTCGAGGCCACCGAGGGCGAGGGCACCGTGGTCGTCGTCGTCCGGCAGGGCCTGGTCGCCGGTGACGCGCTCCCGCTGCTGCGCACCCTGTGCCGGCGGAACACGGCGGTGCTCGTGCTCGCCGAGCCGGAGACGGAGTCGGAGCCGGAGCTCGTGGAGATCCTGCAGGCCGGGGTGCGGGGGTTCCTGCCGCGCCGGTCGGGGGCGCAGCGGCTCGTCGACGGCGTGCGGGCGCTCGCCCGGCACGAGGCGGCGCTCGACCCCGCGGCCACCAGCCACCTCGTGCACCACCTGACGTCCGGGCCGCAGCGGCGGTCCGCTCTCGAGCCGCGGGCCCTCGACCGGCTGACCTACCGGCAGCGCGAGGTCGCCGAGCTGGTGGCCCAGGGGTTGAGCAACGAGGAGATCGCCGGCCGGCTGTTCCTCAGCCTGGCGACGGTGAAGAGCCACCTGACCGCGTCGATGCGCCGCCTCGGTGTCCGCTCCCGGACCGAGCTGGCCATCCTGGTCACCCGGGAGAGCTCGTCGGCGGCCGGTCCGCAGCAGGCCGCACTGTGA
- a CDS encoding alkene reductase, protein MDLFSPVTLGDIELANRIVMAPLTRMRSGASGVPGDLVVEHYRQRAGVGLIITEGTYPNHGGQAFVGQPGIVTDEQVEGWRRVADAVHARGGRIVLQVMHGGRVTHPDVNGGRRVVAPSAIAIDGEGHTEKGKQPYPVPHALTVDEARQTLQDFVSASRRAVEAGLDGVEIHGANGYLLHEFLSPASNRRADEYGGTPANRARFVVQVVTAVAAAIGAGKVGLRISPEHNIQDAYETDRDDVRATYGALVDQLRPLGLAYLSVLHSEPAGELVQELRERFGGPLVANSGFGSVTTRDEAVRLIEAAHADAVAVGRAVIANPDLVERWQGEHPENEPKAHLFYAPGAEGYTDYPTLEARKAG, encoded by the coding sequence GTGGACCTGTTCTCTCCTGTGACCCTGGGCGACATCGAGCTCGCCAACCGCATCGTGATGGCTCCGCTCACCCGCATGCGCTCCGGCGCCTCCGGCGTCCCCGGTGACCTCGTCGTCGAGCACTACCGGCAGCGCGCCGGTGTCGGGCTGATCATCACCGAGGGCACCTACCCGAACCACGGGGGCCAGGCCTTCGTCGGCCAGCCCGGCATCGTCACCGACGAGCAGGTCGAGGGCTGGCGCCGCGTCGCCGACGCCGTGCACGCCCGCGGCGGCAGGATCGTCCTGCAGGTCATGCACGGCGGCCGGGTGACCCACCCCGACGTCAACGGTGGCCGCCGCGTCGTGGCCCCGAGCGCGATCGCGATCGACGGCGAGGGTCACACCGAGAAGGGCAAGCAGCCGTACCCGGTGCCGCACGCGCTGACCGTCGACGAGGCCCGCCAGACGCTGCAGGACTTCGTGTCCGCGTCCAGGCGCGCCGTCGAGGCCGGGCTGGACGGCGTGGAGATCCACGGCGCGAACGGCTACCTGCTGCACGAGTTCCTCTCGCCGGCGTCCAACCGGCGCGCCGACGAGTACGGCGGCACGCCTGCGAACCGGGCACGCTTCGTTGTCCAGGTGGTGACCGCGGTGGCCGCGGCCATCGGCGCCGGCAAGGTCGGCCTGCGGATCTCCCCCGAGCACAACATCCAGGACGCCTACGAGACCGACCGGGACGACGTCCGGGCCACCTACGGGGCGCTGGTCGACCAGCTGCGCCCGCTGGGCCTGGCCTACCTGTCGGTGCTGCACTCCGAGCCGGCCGGTGAGCTGGTGCAGGAGCTGCGCGAGCGCTTCGGCGGGCCGCTGGTCGCCAACAGCGGCTTCGGCTCGGTCACCACGCGCGACGAGGCGGTGCGCCTCATCGAGGCCGCCCACGCCGACGCCGTCGCCGTGGGCCGCGCTGTGATCGCCAACCCCGACCTGGTCGAGCGCTGGCAGGGCGAGCACCCGGAGAACGAGCCGAAGGCGCACCTCTTCTACGCGCCCGGCGCCGAGGGCTACACCGACTACCCGACGCTGGAGGCCCGCAAGGCCGGCTGA
- a CDS encoding MarR family winged helix-turn-helix transcriptional regulator, which translates to MDFARAKRVNDAVRSLAMRHRAAAAQVLAPLGLHPGQEVLLLELSAHGSRTQAQLAVASGCEPPTITGSVRKLESAGLLVRRPSPTDGRVTIVELSDRGRSLVPALEAAWCELAERTVAGLSTDPDRLTASLGEMTAGLDPATA; encoded by the coding sequence ATGGACTTCGCCCGGGCGAAGCGGGTCAACGACGCCGTCCGCTCGCTCGCGATGCGTCACCGTGCCGCCGCGGCGCAGGTGCTCGCCCCGCTCGGGCTGCACCCGGGTCAAGAGGTGCTGCTCCTGGAGCTGTCCGCGCACGGCAGCCGCACCCAGGCCCAGCTGGCGGTGGCCAGCGGCTGCGAGCCGCCGACGATCACCGGCAGCGTGCGCAAGCTGGAGAGTGCCGGGCTCCTCGTCCGCCGCCCGTCCCCCACCGACGGCCGGGTGACCATCGTCGAGCTCTCCGACCGCGGCCGGTCGCTGGTGCCCGCCCTCGAGGCCGCCTGGTGCGAGCTGGCCGAGCGCACGGTGGCCGGCCTGTCCACCGATCCGGACCGGCTCACCGCCTCGCTGGGCGAGATGACCGCGGGCCTCGACCCCGCAACCGCCTGA
- a CDS encoding DUF6069 family protein encodes MTRSAAPSLRSRGRLAVRPAALAVAGAAGAAVLTWAVAVPLLGVDLRGGTEGAAQAVGPGSVVAAAAVAGVLGWALLALLVRTVARAEAVWRAFAVAVLLLSLGGPVAMGVGTASVVVLLALHVVVALVLVPLLPRAVQR; translated from the coding sequence ATGACCAGGTCAGCTGCTCCGAGCCTGCGCTCCCGCGGTCGTCTCGCCGTCCGCCCCGCAGCCCTGGCGGTTGCGGGTGCGGCGGGCGCCGCGGTCCTCACCTGGGCCGTCGCCGTCCCGCTGCTCGGGGTGGACCTGCGGGGCGGGACGGAGGGCGCCGCCCAGGCGGTGGGTCCCGGGTCTGTCGTCGCTGCGGCCGCGGTGGCCGGCGTCCTCGGGTGGGCGCTGCTCGCGCTGCTGGTGCGGACGGTCGCGCGCGCGGAGGCGGTGTGGCGGGCGTTCGCGGTGGCCGTGCTGCTGCTGTCGCTGGGTGGGCCGGTCGCCATGGGGGTGGGGACGGCGTCGGTCGTCGTCCTCCTGGCTCTGCACGTGGTCGTCGCCCTGGTGCTGGTCCCGCTGCTGCCGAGGGCGGTGCAGCGGTGA
- a CDS encoding PPOX class F420-dependent oxidoreductase has product MTAPVAAVCFTDAELAYLLGERRLGRLATADAAGQPHVVPVGWSYNAELGTIDVSGRRFASTRKYRNVQANPRAAFVVDDVLPPWRPRCVTLQGLAETVEAPPGGEALIRIHPRTIVSWGLEG; this is encoded by the coding sequence GTGACCGCGCCGGTGGCCGCGGTCTGCTTCACCGACGCCGAGCTGGCGTACCTGCTGGGGGAGCGGCGGCTGGGTCGGCTCGCCACCGCGGACGCGGCCGGGCAGCCGCACGTCGTCCCCGTGGGGTGGAGCTACAACGCTGAGCTGGGGACCATCGACGTCAGCGGGCGCAGGTTCGCGTCGACGCGGAAGTACCGCAACGTGCAGGCCAACCCCAGGGCGGCGTTCGTGGTGGACGACGTCCTGCCGCCGTGGCGTCCGCGGTGCGTCACGCTGCAGGGCCTGGCGGAGACCGTCGAGGCGCCGCCGGGTGGCGAGGCGCTCATCCGGATCCACCCGCGGACGATCGTCTCGTGGGGGCTGGAGGGCTGA
- a CDS encoding ABC transporter ATP-binding protein has product MTTALRASRLEKTHRRGGEQVHALRGVGIEVEAGRLVALIGRSGSGKTTLLNCLLGWERPDRGEVEVPGVRDPAAAPWTTVAVVPQRFGLLDELGLADNVALAARLAGLPRPREAAVEALGELRLAHLADRLPGEVSLGEQQRTALARALVVRPAFLVADEPTGQLDEELTGHVLTRLRVACAAGTGVLVASHDPAVVAAADRVVRLEDGRLVD; this is encoded by the coding sequence GTGACGACGGCGCTGCGGGCGAGCCGCTTGGAGAAGACCCACCGTCGCGGCGGGGAGCAGGTGCACGCACTGCGCGGCGTCGGCATCGAGGTCGAGGCCGGCCGGCTGGTCGCGCTGATCGGCCGGTCGGGGTCGGGCAAGACGACGCTGCTCAACTGCCTGCTCGGCTGGGAGCGCCCCGACCGCGGGGAGGTCGAGGTCCCGGGTGTCCGGGACCCGGCCGCCGCGCCGTGGACGACCGTCGCCGTCGTCCCCCAGCGCTTCGGGCTGCTCGACGAGCTCGGCCTCGCGGACAACGTGGCGCTGGCCGCGCGCCTAGCCGGGCTGCCCCGGCCGCGCGAGGCGGCGGTCGAGGCGCTCGGCGAGCTGCGGTTGGCGCACCTGGCGGACCGGCTGCCCGGCGAGGTGTCGCTCGGCGAGCAGCAGCGCACCGCGCTGGCCCGGGCTCTCGTCGTCCGGCCGGCGTTCCTGGTCGCTGACGAGCCCACCGGGCAGCTCGACGAGGAGCTGACCGGCCATGTGCTCACCCGGCTGCGGGTGGCCTGCGCGGCCGGCACGGGGGTGCTGGTCGCCAGTCACGACCCCGCCGTCGTCGCCGCGGCCGACCGGGTGGTCCGGCTGGAGGACGGCCGGCTGGTCGACTAA
- a CDS encoding ABC transporter ATP-binding protein has translation MRRDGRPAAVCEGLVRIHTARSGPVHALRGIDVVIPAGRLTAITGPSGSGKTSLLRILAALDRPTAGSAEVAGHVLDELSARRLRAVRRRHIGYVFARPNANLQPHLTGREHLDLAARYRGTGRAEAREQGDALLDLLGLTHRAGSLPGRLSGGEQQRLAFAQAMVGRPALVVADEPTSELDSATTVELLAGVAELTRSGTTVVMATHDRLAADAADQVVHLRSGTVAHEEVAGRRLAVVDGSGRVQLPEAALQRFPGRRVLIEETADGVLLRDPS, from the coding sequence ATGCGCCGTGACGGGAGGCCGGCCGCCGTGTGCGAGGGGCTGGTGCGCATCCACACCGCCCGGAGCGGCCCGGTGCACGCCCTGCGCGGCATCGACGTCGTCATCCCCGCCGGCCGGCTGACGGCGATCACCGGGCCGTCGGGTTCGGGCAAGACCTCGCTGCTGCGCATTCTCGCCGCACTCGACCGGCCCACCGCCGGGAGCGCGGAGGTCGCCGGACACGTCCTCGACGAGCTGTCCGCGCGCCGGCTGCGAGCGGTGCGCCGCCGGCACATCGGCTACGTGTTCGCCCGCCCCAACGCCAACCTGCAGCCGCACCTCACCGGGCGGGAGCACCTCGACCTCGCCGCCCGCTACCGCGGCACCGGCCGGGCCGAGGCCCGCGAACAGGGCGACGCGCTGCTCGACCTGCTGGGGCTGACCCACCGCGCCGGCTCGCTGCCCGGCCGGCTCTCCGGCGGGGAGCAGCAGCGACTCGCCTTCGCCCAGGCCATGGTCGGCCGGCCCGCTCTCGTGGTGGCCGACGAGCCCACCAGCGAGCTGGACTCCGCGACGACGGTCGAGCTGCTCGCCGGCGTCGCCGAGCTCACCCGCTCCGGCACGACGGTCGTCATGGCCACCCACGACCGGCTGGCCGCCGACGCCGCCGACCAGGTCGTGCACCTGCGCTCCGGCACCGTGGCGCACGAGGAGGTGGCCGGACGGCGGCTCGCGGTGGTCGACGGCAGCGGCCGAGTGCAACTGCCCGAGGCAGCGCTGCAGCGGTTCCCGGGGCGCCGCGTCCTGATCGAGGAGACCGCCGACGGCGTCCTGCTGCGGGACCCGTCGTGA
- a CDS encoding EstA family serine hydrolase — MAEVHGSCNDRFSGVREAFEQGLDGDELGASIAVDLDGETVVDLWGGYRDLDRTTPWTEDTIVNGWSTTKTVLALAALVLVERGELDVYAPVADYWPEFAAKGKKDVEVRHLLSHTSGVSGWERPFSIRDMYDWQTATERLAAQAPWWEPGTASGYHANNQGHLVGEVIRRITGHTFKQFVADEIAKPLGADLQIGARKWDWDRIAPVVPPPRPAEDPRELDPESVMVKTYTAPVASAKAANSPEWRRADLGALNGHTNARGLVRAMRVLSLGGEGLLSPGTIDLVFDQQSDGVDLVLEAPFRFGIGFCLGSPIVPYVPEGRTFFWGGWGGSMIIMDLDRRLTIGYLMNRMAPGILGSDRSAAYTRAVYAALG, encoded by the coding sequence ATGGCCGAGGTGCACGGCAGCTGCAACGACCGCTTCTCCGGCGTGCGGGAGGCGTTCGAGCAGGGTCTGGACGGCGACGAGCTCGGGGCGTCGATCGCCGTCGACCTCGACGGGGAGACCGTCGTCGACCTGTGGGGCGGGTACCGCGACCTCGACCGGACCACCCCGTGGACCGAGGACACGATCGTCAACGGCTGGTCGACGACGAAGACGGTCCTGGCGCTGGCCGCGCTGGTCCTGGTCGAGCGCGGCGAGCTGGACGTCTACGCGCCGGTCGCCGACTACTGGCCCGAGTTCGCGGCCAAGGGCAAGAAGGACGTCGAGGTGCGCCACCTGCTGTCGCACACCTCGGGCGTCTCCGGCTGGGAGCGCCCGTTCTCGATCCGGGACATGTACGACTGGCAGACCGCGACCGAGCGGCTGGCCGCGCAGGCGCCGTGGTGGGAGCCGGGGACGGCGTCGGGCTACCACGCGAACAACCAGGGGCACCTGGTCGGTGAGGTGATCCGGCGGATCACCGGGCACACCTTCAAGCAGTTCGTGGCCGACGAGATCGCCAAGCCGCTGGGCGCGGACCTGCAGATCGGGGCGCGGAAGTGGGACTGGGACCGCATCGCACCCGTCGTCCCCCCGCCGCGCCCCGCCGAGGACCCGCGGGAGCTGGACCCGGAATCGGTGATGGTCAAGACGTACACCGCGCCGGTCGCCTCGGCGAAGGCGGCGAACTCACCGGAGTGGCGGCGGGCGGACCTGGGCGCGCTCAACGGGCACACGAACGCGCGCGGCCTGGTGCGGGCCATGCGGGTGCTGTCGCTGGGCGGCGAGGGTCTGCTGTCACCGGGGACGATCGACCTGGTCTTCGACCAGCAGTCCGACGGCGTGGACCTGGTGCTGGAGGCGCCGTTCCGCTTCGGGATCGGCTTCTGCCTGGGTTCGCCGATCGTCCCGTACGTGCCCGAGGGGCGGACCTTCTTCTGGGGCGGCTGGGGCGGGTCGATGATCATCATGGACCTCGACCGCCGGCTGACGATCGGCTATCTCATGAACCGGATGGCGCCGGGCATCCTGGGCTCGGACCGCAGTGCGGCCTACACCCGGGCGGTGTACGCCGCGCTCGGCTGA
- a CDS encoding oxidoreductase, with protein sequence MAWTERDIPDLTGRTAVVTGANGGLGLQTALALAGAGAHVVMAARDSVKTAAAEERVRVSHPSASLEVVPLDLGDLSSVAAAARAVLDRHERVDLLVNNAGVMAMPQWTTADGFEMQFGVNHLGHWALTAHLLPALLRAPAARVVTVTSTARHRAGRLDPADVHLERGYGAWSAYARSKMANLHFGLGLQQRFAAAGVTAASLVAHPGLTNTDLQARAVREGGAGRVGAFFEVLTARSGMSPFEGVRPQLRAATDPRARGGELYAPRYGSHGPAVRRPILRRRGLQEQIDVLWQVSERETGIPLDVTAADCGP encoded by the coding sequence ATGGCCTGGACCGAGCGCGACATCCCCGACCTGACCGGCCGGACGGCGGTGGTGACCGGCGCGAACGGTGGGCTGGGCCTGCAGACGGCGCTGGCGCTGGCCGGCGCGGGTGCGCACGTGGTGATGGCTGCCCGGGATTCTGTGAAGACGGCGGCTGCCGAGGAGCGGGTCCGGGTGAGCCACCCCTCGGCGTCCCTAGAGGTGGTGCCGCTGGACCTGGGGGACCTGTCTTCGGTGGCGGCCGCCGCGCGAGCCGTGCTGGACCGGCACGAGCGCGTGGACCTGCTCGTGAACAACGCCGGGGTGATGGCGATGCCGCAGTGGACGACGGCCGACGGGTTCGAGATGCAGTTCGGCGTCAACCACCTCGGGCACTGGGCGCTGACCGCGCACCTGCTGCCGGCGCTGCTGCGGGCGCCGGCCGCGCGCGTGGTGACGGTGACGAGCACGGCACGGCACCGAGCCGGGCGGCTGGACCCGGCGGACGTGCATCTCGAGCGCGGTTACGGAGCGTGGTCGGCCTACGCGCGGTCGAAGATGGCGAACCTGCACTTCGGCCTGGGCCTTCAGCAGCGGTTCGCCGCGGCCGGTGTGACGGCGGCGAGCCTGGTCGCCCACCCGGGGCTGACGAACACCGACCTGCAGGCGCGTGCGGTGCGCGAGGGCGGCGCCGGCCGGGTGGGGGCGTTCTTCGAGGTGTTGACCGCGCGGTCGGGGATGTCGCCGTTCGAGGGGGTCCGGCCGCAGCTGCGCGCCGCGACAGACCCGCGAGCTCGTGGTGGGGAGCTGTACGCGCCGCGGTACGGCTCGCACGGCCCGGCGGTGCGGCGACCTATCCTGCGCCGGCGCGGCCTGCAGGAGCAGATAGACGTCCTGTGGCAGGTCTCCGAGCGCGAGACCGGCATCCCGCTGGACGTCACGGCCGCAGATTGCGGCCCGTAA
- a CDS encoding CoxG family protein, with the protein MNLDGSAVLHGSPEAVWEALTDPAVLARTIPGCLALERVGEDSYRMDVSVGVGAVKGTYAGEVHLTDQERPKSYVMHASGAGAPGQVRATVTIELAPSEDSSTTLTYSADAVVGGPVAGVGQRMITGVAKRMAAQFFTAVDAELTGVAAPAEPRPSAAAAVSQTDAEAPAAPQPQVFVGHAGVPAGTSGDLRTLALGAAGGSLLTLIGVLVGYRLGRRKG; encoded by the coding sequence GTGAACCTCGACGGCTCGGCGGTGCTGCACGGCTCGCCCGAGGCGGTGTGGGAGGCCCTGACGGACCCCGCGGTGCTCGCGCGGACGATCCCGGGGTGCCTGGCGCTGGAGCGGGTCGGCGAGGACTCGTACCGGATGGACGTCTCGGTGGGCGTCGGCGCGGTGAAGGGGACGTACGCGGGCGAGGTGCACCTGACCGACCAGGAGCGGCCGAAGTCCTACGTGATGCACGCGTCCGGGGCGGGGGCGCCGGGTCAGGTGCGGGCGACGGTGACGATCGAGCTGGCGCCGTCCGAGGATTCCTCGACGACGCTGACCTACTCGGCGGACGCGGTGGTGGGCGGGCCGGTGGCAGGCGTGGGCCAGCGGATGATTACCGGAGTTGCCAAGCGGATGGCCGCGCAGTTCTTCACCGCGGTGGACGCCGAACTGACGGGGGTTGCCGCTCCCGCTGAGCCGCGGCCGTCGGCGGCGGCGGCGGTGAGCCAGACGGACGCTGAGGCCCCCGCTGCTCCCCAGCCGCAGGTTTTCGTCGGCCACGCCGGCGTTCCCGCGGGAACGTCCGGCGACCTCCGCACCCTGGCGCTCGGCGCCGCCGGGGGCAGCCTGCTCACCCTGATCGGCGTCCTGGTCGGCTACCGCCTAGGCCGGCGTAAAGGCTGA
- the cutA gene encoding aerobic carbon-monoxide dehydrogenase large subunit encodes MTTKLFGEPVRRREDARLITGRGRYLDDIGTGALAAAFVRSPHAHARIVDVDVDAALDVEGLVAIYTYEDLTGPLAEPLPVLIPHPQLTAPRTGYPLANGEVNHVGEPVVMVVATDRYVAEDAAERIAVTYEELPAVVGVDAAREARSCVHEEIPDNVAARHHQETGDVEPALAASPHTLSFTQYVERSAGMPLEGKGVHARWDADDRSLRVHTSTQASTSVRAAIAAKLQLPLDQVEVVAPDVGGGFGVKIVHPWPEELLVPMAAIVLGREVKWTEDRREHFISSAHERQQRQEVSVGFDDDGRITALDVHVWHDHGAYTPYGIIVPIITATQLVGPYVIPVYRVVVESVYTNTVIVTPYRGAGRPQGCFAMERTMDRIADVLGLDRAVVRERNLIQPSQFPYDHHLTFQDGRPVVYDSGDYPALLEKLKALVGWDGVDALRDDAEARGKLLGVGMALYVEGTGPGPYEGGHVQVLGSGKVLVSTGLTTQGQGHETSFAQIVASELGVPIEDVEVTTGDTRRFPYAVGTFASRAAVMSGNAIALAARGVRAKALRIAADVLEADPGDLEIEDGVVQVRGTPGASIPLRTVAVLSNPLRYAFDEAAKQATQFATHDDTKPPVAEGDAPGLEHRDYYSPLRSTFASGAHAAVVEIDPATWEIDVVDYAVVHDCGNVVNPMIVEGQVHGGVAQGVGGALYERMAYDRDGQLQNASFMDFLMPYASEVPDIVIDHQQTPSPLNPLGIKGAGEAGVIPGSAALASAIEDAVGRRITSMPISPTELYDLVRDPSSERTAASGRRTGVGA; translated from the coding sequence GTGACCACGAAGCTGTTCGGCGAGCCGGTCCGCCGGCGCGAGGACGCCCGACTGATCACCGGTAGGGGCCGCTACCTCGACGACATCGGCACCGGCGCGCTGGCCGCCGCCTTCGTGCGCAGCCCGCACGCGCACGCCCGCATCGTCGACGTCGACGTGGACGCCGCTCTCGACGTCGAGGGCCTGGTCGCCATCTACACCTACGAAGACCTCACCGGCCCGCTCGCCGAGCCGCTGCCGGTGCTCATCCCGCACCCGCAGCTGACCGCGCCGCGCACCGGCTACCCGCTGGCCAACGGCGAGGTCAACCACGTCGGCGAGCCGGTCGTGATGGTGGTGGCCACCGACCGGTACGTCGCCGAGGACGCCGCCGAGCGGATCGCCGTCACCTACGAGGAGCTGCCCGCCGTCGTCGGGGTGGACGCCGCCCGCGAGGCTCGCTCGTGCGTCCACGAGGAGATCCCGGACAACGTCGCGGCGCGGCACCACCAGGAGACCGGGGACGTCGAGCCGGCGCTGGCCGCTTCGCCGCACACGCTGTCGTTCACCCAGTACGTCGAGCGCAGCGCGGGCATGCCGCTGGAGGGCAAGGGTGTGCACGCGCGGTGGGACGCCGACGACCGCTCGCTGCGGGTGCACACCAGCACCCAGGCCTCGACGTCCGTGCGGGCCGCCATCGCCGCGAAGCTGCAGCTCCCGCTCGACCAGGTGGAGGTCGTCGCCCCGGACGTCGGCGGCGGCTTCGGCGTGAAGATCGTGCACCCGTGGCCCGAGGAGCTGCTGGTGCCGATGGCCGCGATCGTGCTCGGCCGCGAGGTGAAGTGGACCGAGGACCGCCGCGAGCACTTCATCTCCAGCGCCCACGAACGCCAGCAGCGGCAGGAGGTCAGCGTCGGGTTCGACGACGACGGCCGGATCACCGCGCTCGACGTCCACGTCTGGCACGACCACGGCGCCTACACACCCTACGGGATCATCGTGCCGATCATCACCGCGACCCAGCTGGTCGGCCCGTACGTGATCCCCGTGTACCGGGTCGTCGTGGAGAGCGTCTACACGAACACGGTCATCGTGACGCCGTACCGCGGTGCCGGGCGGCCGCAGGGCTGCTTCGCGATGGAGCGGACGATGGACCGCATCGCCGACGTCCTCGGCCTGGACCGGGCCGTCGTCCGCGAGCGCAACCTCATCCAGCCCTCGCAGTTCCCGTACGACCACCACCTGACGTTCCAGGACGGCCGGCCGGTCGTCTACGACTCCGGCGACTACCCGGCGCTGCTCGAGAAGCTCAAGGCGCTGGTCGGGTGGGACGGCGTCGACGCGCTGCGAGACGACGCCGAGGCGCGCGGCAAGCTGCTCGGAGTCGGGATGGCGCTGTACGTGGAGGGCACCGGGCCCGGTCCGTACGAGGGCGGGCACGTGCAGGTGCTGGGCAGTGGCAAGGTGCTGGTGTCGACCGGGCTGACCACGCAGGGCCAGGGGCACGAGACGTCGTTCGCGCAGATCGTCGCCTCCGAGCTCGGGGTGCCCATCGAGGACGTCGAGGTGACCACCGGGGACACCCGCCGGTTCCCGTACGCGGTCGGCACCTTCGCCTCGCGGGCCGCGGTGATGAGCGGCAACGCGATCGCGCTGGCCGCGCGCGGGGTGCGGGCGAAGGCGCTGCGGATCGCCGCGGACGTGCTGGAGGCCGACCCGGGGGACCTGGAGATCGAGGACGGCGTCGTGCAGGTGCGGGGGACGCCGGGGGCCTCGATCCCGCTGCGGACGGTGGCGGTGCTGTCCAACCCGCTGCGGTACGCGTTCGACGAGGCGGCCAAGCAGGCGACGCAGTTCGCGACGCACGACGACACCAAGCCGCCGGTCGCCGAGGGCGACGCCCCGGGGCTGGAGCACCGCGACTACTACTCGCCGCTGCGCTCGACCTTCGCGTCCGGCGCGCACGCGGCGGTGGTGGAGATCGATCCGGCGACGTGGGAGATCGACGTCGTGGACTACGCGGTGGTGCACGACTGCGGCAACGTGGTGAACCCGATGATCGTCGAGGGCCAGGTGCACGGCGGCGTAGCGCAGGGCGTGGGCGGGGCGCTGTACGAGCGGATGGCCTACGACCGTGATGGGCAGCTGCAGAACGCGTCGTTCATGGACTTCCTCATGCCGTACGCCTCCGAGGTGCCCGACATCGTGATCGACCACCAGCAGACGCCGTCGCCGCTGAACCCGCTGGGCATCAAGGGCGCCGGAGAGGCCGGCGTGATCCCGGGGTCGGCGGCGCTGGCGTCGGCTATCGAGGACGCGGTGGGACGGCGGATCACCTCGATGCCGATCTCCCCCACCGAGCTGTACGACCTGGTGCGGGACCCGTCCTCAGAGCGGACCGCGGCGTCGGGCCGCAGGACAGGAGTGGGTGCGTGA